The DNA segment CACCGGGTATTCTAGTTAAGGAATAATAACAAAGCTCATGTTCTTGAAATCACTCAAAGAAGAGCTGTCGTAACTATCGAATCTATACCAAGGACTTTGTTTTCGAAAGTACTTAatcaaaacatcaaaaagcAGGCGTTAAAATGACGAATTTTCAATCAACATATCTGCATACATTTTGACTTTTAAGGTTGGACAAATAGACTAGAGAACAGACATGATGGAAATAGGACTTAAACTTTGTAATGAGGCTCCGTATGTAAGCTTGTAAAAAGGcctaacttttttgtttattttgttataaagtGAAActactaaaaatgcaattaatcaaaaaattcCGAATAGGATTCGCTAAAAACTTGTATGTCACCTTTGTATGCCTTATttaggtttttattttatgaaatactAATAAAATGACATATCACACATGCGATCTGGAAATTTTTAATGCGCCATTTGCCAGGGTAATCCCCGCACTGATAAACAACACCAACAATGCTGGTCTCTTATTGGTCTAACACACTTTTTAACCATTACAAAAATcgtccaacaaaatcatgGAAACCGCACGATTTTAGCATGTACGGCTCCATATAAGTAAAAtataagtaaaaaaatcaCATGGGTTTTGATGAAGCAAACACAAACCAAGGTGAATTGAAAAAAAGCTTGCTCCAAAAATCATATTTTGATACAAATCTGAAACCTAGCTCATAACTTTCATCAACTTTTCGGGCGTAACGCAAATTGTTGTCTGCGTTTCCAtggttttattaattactacATAAACGTTTATTTCGTTTCATAATATTTATATTCAGTCACTCTGTGtatgtttaaaatatatttctcaACTGGTTTCATTTCCGACATCCCTTCAACCGATCAGTAACTCGATAAATGAGGTAGTTGACGTTTATCACTAAATTGCTTAATTGGATTGTTTTATGGAATGTGCGACGTGTCTTGCTTGGAGCTAAACGGCCCGGGTTCTAATTAATTAGGAATTTCGTGTCGCGTTTTTTACTAAATTacattttaccaattttttcTACTTAAACTGAAGCCGCGTTGCCAAGATCAGCAAAAGCTGTAAAAATGTTGGTGCAACGACAAGGCTTGAAACTAGTACGCTTCTCTATACTTGACGTGCTACTTAACTAAGTCTcgttttggttttaaaataactGCAGAAATTAACTAATACTCGCTTCCTTTATATGCTTTTAACCTTAACATACCAGCATTTACATTAGCACAGTGATGTTTAAAGGGTAGAAACAAACGTTCGCGTACGTTGGTTAAGTACGGTTTGTGTACTGGTATATATTATGTGAAGGACCAACGTTAAGTATGCAACGGTTACATTAACATTTAACGCTATTGTATTTCAGGTGCCACATTTTGTgataacaagcaaaaatgCCTTCAGAAATCGTCCATGAGAAGGAGAAATTAAGACAACGGTGTATTTTCTTTTTCGCCGCCGTTTTTTCCACCTCCACCGTTGTGCATGGAACATTCTCCATCCTGTCTCATCTTCAATTTGAAGAGGGCTATGGTAAGTATGGTTAAAGTCCGACAGACCTGATCATTGTGCTTTTTACATACGTATACTTGATCGACAACTGTTcagtgttttgtttaaagGAACAACGCCTTTCGCCATGTTCTACGCCACTTCGTTAGCTTTCACGGCTTTTGTTCCAGTATTACAAGAATGTGTTTCCGCCTTAGTGATTTCCATTGCTGGTCAACTGTGTTATGGTTTAATTTTGAATGCATATTTTGATGATCGTAAGCAGAAACTTTACCTCTGATTTCTCAAAGCTTtgtgtaaaaaacaaaaacaatgataCCGCTTACACTTTCAGGCAACTTTGCTTTGTCTGCAACGGTATCTTTAGCGTTGGGCGACGCGTTGTTCGGTTCAACCGTGTTGGTATTGAAGGGAATTTTTGCAAGGAAATGGGCTAAAATTGCTAATGTCCCCGTCGATGAAACACGACGTTATTTCACTGGGTTACTATTCGTGGCTCACCAACTTGGAATGGTGAGTAGTTCCTGTTTCTACCATTTTTGTGGGTTTGTGACATTACTACATTCACAAACATTATTTTCATggatattttattttccagCTAACCGGTAACGCTCTCAGCCTCGGGATTTTATTCATAGATCATGCCACATCTAGCAACATGGGCAACTTTCCTCCTACGAACCAAGCGTTTTGTAGTGTTAAAGACCACCATCAACATCATATTGTCACAGACGACAGTGTATACCAATACACTCCCTACATTtccgctactcaaacactccTCTCTCTAACTTTTGTAGTGATTTTCTCATGTGCGTTTATGTCTTTATTGTATGCTGGTGTAGTAGCCACAAGGTTTAATGAAGTCGATGATCTTGGTCAAGTGGAAGATAAAAATCCTTTTTCGGGCGAAGAGTCCATTCCGCTAAGGATCATGGCGCCAGGCAATAATATCGTAGAGGAAATGAACCCAACAACTTATCACGAGACGGCTCCCGATAATCAGTACACCGCTGTTCTGCCTTCCCGTAGTCAGAATAAAGATTTATCTCGATCAATGGCAAGTGCCGTACCCTTTGTGGAAGAAACCTCGCCTGTCCTGTCAAACGAACATCGACTAAGGTTGCAGGTACTGTTAGTCGGAAAAGATTCTCTACTGTCCAGATTTTGTatagttttttaaagtttcaacTAGTTTTCTCTTTTCGGCAGGAACCGCCATTTTATATTAGGATCAAAAACCTCTACAAGACAATGGTACGACTTACATTTACAAGAAGACACCTTCTCGTTATGCCTTTGCCTATTTACACCGGAATGTTAATTGCTTTCGTGTTGTCGGAACTACCACAGTCGTTTGCTTGCTTTCTTGGCCTTCATCAGG comes from the Clavelina lepadiformis chromosome 5, kaClaLepa1.1, whole genome shotgun sequence genome and includes:
- the LOC143459848 gene encoding uncharacterized protein LOC143459848 isoform X1, giving the protein MPSEIVHEKEKLRQRCIFFFAAVFSTSTVVHGTFSILSHLQFEEGYGTTPFAMFYATSLAFTAFVPVLQECVSALVISIAGQLCYGLILNAYFDDRNFALSATVSLALGDALFGSTVLVLKGIFARKWAKIANVPVDETRRYFTGLLFVAHQLGMLTGNALSLGILFIDHATSSNMGNFPPTNQAFCSVKDHHQHHIVTDDSVYQYTPYISATQTLLSLTFVVIFSCAFMSLLYAGVVATRFNEVDDLGQVEDKNPFSGEESIPLRIMAPGNNIVEEMNPTTYHETAPDNQYTAVLPSRSQNKDLSRSMASAVPFVEETSPVLSNEHRLRLQEPPFYIRIKNLYKTMVRLTFTRRHLLVMPLPIYTGMLIAFVLSELPQSFACFLGLHQVVLGLVLCCLAGSIFSFGIVIAPGRHDRNVCIALALLLDLPIYYFCFHWHTVEVNPSLIFVLFPVIGACAGIWKVISNDIYAHHFKGEEKIAHTMWNFWKLAGMCIQFSINIPLSMNDKALVRLTVLLVAIVFYAISFSCYGNRRDQRPRGDGQIFSEQRSTHTQQVEGVATSWIYNHNAFCRAQF
- the LOC143459848 gene encoding uncharacterized protein LOC143459848 isoform X2, whose product is MPSEIVHEKEKLRQRCIFFFAAVFSTSTVVHGTFSILSHLQFEEGYGTTPFAMFYATSLAFTAFVPVLQECVSALVISIAGQLCYGLILNAYFDDRNFALSATVSLALGDALFGSTVLVLKGIFARKWAKIANVPVDETRRYFTGLLFVAHQLGMLTGNALSLGILFIDHATSSNMGNFPPTNQAFCSVKDHHQHHIVTDDSVYQYTPYISATQTLLSLTFVVIFSCAFMSLLYAGVVATRFNEVDDLGQVEDKNPFSGEESIPLRIMAPGNNIVEEMNPTTYHETAPDNQYTAVLPSRSQNKDLSRSMASAVPFVEETSPVLSNEHRLRLQEPPFYIRIKNLYKTMVVLGLVLCCLAGSIFSFGIVIAPGRHDRNVCIALALLLDLPIYYFCFHWHTVEVNPSLIFVLFPVIGACAGIWKVISNDIYAHHFKGEEKIAHTMWNFWKLAGMCIQFSINIPLSMNDKALVRLTVLLVAIVFYAISFSCYGNRRDQRPRGDGQIFSEQRSTHTQQVEGVATSWIYNHNAFCRAQF
- the LOC143459848 gene encoding uncharacterized protein LOC143459848 isoform X3, with amino-acid sequence MPSEIVHEKEKLRQRCIFFFAAVFSTSTVVHGTFSILSHLQFEEGYGNFALSATVSLALGDALFGSTVLVLKGIFARKWAKIANVPVDETRRYFTGLLFVAHQLGMLTGNALSLGILFIDHATSSNMGNFPPTNQAFCSVKDHHQHHIVTDDSVYQYTPYISATQTLLSLTFVVIFSCAFMSLLYAGVVATRFNEVDDLGQVEDKNPFSGEESIPLRIMAPGNNIVEEMNPTTYHETAPDNQYTAVLPSRSQNKDLSRSMASAVPFVEETSPVLSNEHRLRLQEPPFYIRIKNLYKTMVRLTFTRRHLLVMPLPIYTGMLIAFVLSELPQSFACFLGLHQVVLGLVLCCLAGSIFSFGIVIAPGRHDRNVCIALALLLDLPIYYFCFHWHTVEVNPSLIFVLFPVIGACAGIWKVISNDIYAHHFKGEEKIAHTMWNFWKLAGMCIQFSINIPLSMNDKALVRLTVLLVAIVFYAISFSCYGNRRDQRPRGDGQIFSEQRSTHTQQVEGVATSWIYNHNAFCRAQF